In the Blautia coccoides genome, GAGTAAAAAAAATCCATATAAGTTTACTATAGGATTCGATAGTAAGAATGAAAACCATATAAAAGTTGCAGCGATTCTCAATGAAGTCGGGAAAGGTATGACACAGCTTATTGTGGATGCTATCTTAGAACATGTCAGTGGGAAAAAGAGTAATGAAACTTCGGCATTAAGTGTAATAGAGCTGCGTCAGTTGATTAAACAGCTGGTATCCGAAGAAGTAAAACAGGCAAGTAAAACCTTGCAAATCATGGAAAAGGAGCGGATGGAAATTAGCATATCTGAGGATGACAATATGTTGGAATTGGAAGATTCAGCAGTTGAAAATATTTTGAATACGTTGGATGCATTTCGCAGCATAGACGGCTGAAGGATGTAGTGTGGAGAAAAAATGTTATATTATAAGAACTCATTCCTGATTAAGTAAATCATGTATATCTGCGGCTAAAGTGGATTGCTATGGTACCGGGGAGATGGCTTGAAGATTGAGGTGTCTATCTGTCTTTGCCAGATTTCCTGGCTAATGGTATAATAAACAAAACAGATGAAAATGGGGAATGCTAAATGGAAAAACAGACGGACACCTATTACTATAGCGTATATAGAGATATTATTGTACAGATTTACACAGGTACATACCAAAAGGGGGATGTACTTCCGAGCTTAAAGGAACTCTGTTATATTTATGGGGTCGGGAGGAATACAGTGAGGTCAGCATTACATTTGCTGCAGGAACATGGATACGTGACAATGGAACCAAGAAAACAGGCGGTAATTTCTTTTGATATCGATAATCCCAAATATCAAAAATTTTATTTAGCTGAAGTGGTGGGAAGAAAGGAGGCGGTTTTACAGGTCTATGATTTTATGGAGCTGATAATGCCGGAGATTTTTGTTTATATTCAAAAAATGCTTTCTCGAAGTCTCCGCAATGAGATTGCAGGGCTTGTTGGCTTTTTTGCCGAGAACTTATCTGTAAAGACAGAAGCAAAGCTGCAAGCTGGTATTCTGCAGCTGTTCCGGCTGATTATTGCCTTACCGAATAACCATTTGCTGGAACAATTATTTGCTGCGCTAATTTCTTACGTACAGCTTCCGGTCAGCAGTAGTGAATGGGATAAACTAAAGTTCCAGGCTATAGCCCCTTTTTTTAAAACTACGTTCAAAAAGTTTGAAAAACTAGTTATTGCACAGGAGCATGAAAAACTGAAGAAACAGATTGGTTTATTCTGTCAGATGATGAAGAAAAAAAGTGACAGATATTTAACAAGGATTGGAAAAAAAATAGAGAGTGAAGATGTGAACAGTGCTTTTAACTTCACTTGGTCGCTCACAGGAAAATCTGATTATGTACAGCTGGCATCGATTCTGATATCTAAAATAGGAAGGGAGGAATATAAGAATGGAGATATCTTGCCGTCTTATGCACAGCTTGCACAAGAAAATGGTGTGTCAGTAATAACTTCTCGAAACGCGATAGAAATTTTGGGGAGACTTGAGCTGGTTTCAACGATTAATGGTGTTGGGACAAAAGTCAAGGGCTTTGATTTGACGAGCCGAGAGCTATTTTTTAAGGATATGGAAATGCGAAAGAATATTGTATCTTACTTTGAAGCTTTGCAGCTGATTATAATCATAAGCAGACCTATTTTGCACCGTGCGGAAGAGGTGATGACAGAAAAAGATAAAGCGGATTTAAAAGGTCAGTTCCTGAATCAAGGACTTACAAGTTGTTTTGAAGTTATGTTAAAATATGCCGGACTGCCGGCTGCGTTGCCTGTCTTTGAATGTTTAAAAAATGAACTCGCCTGGGGATATTTGATAAACTTTGACATAGAGAAAGATAAGGCAGCTAAAGAGCAGCTGATTAAACAAGAGAGTTCTATAGCAGAGTGGGTATATGCAGGGTGTCAGAACTATTACCAATACGCAAGAAAAATTGCCAGGGAAAATTTCATAGAGATACCGTTTTCCATTTTATAATGCCTTTAATTGATGAGAAATTGATACTTATTTATACAAGGATATTTAGGCTTAAATTAAGTGAAAGGTATAATATATCATATCGATGATATGCAATTTCCTGAAAAATGTTAAAAATTGACAGAAATACTAGAGAATGATAAAATAATATTGATACCAATAAATGCAAGCAAAACGCCTAGACATTTGTACATACAAAGGGGTGGGAGCAATGTGCGATAAAAAGAACTACAGTAGGAAATGCAGAAGAACCAGTCTAAAAAGAATATCATTCATGATGGGAGATATGCAACGAATTCCGAATGATTGAGCACGATGGGTTTCTGTTATGTACATCGATACGCCATTGGAAGGGCAGAGGCGGGTATTTTCAGATTCAGCTGACTGGTATA is a window encoding:
- a CDS encoding GntR family transcriptional regulator; the protein is MEPRKQAVISFDIDNPKYQKFYLAEVVGRKEAVLQVYDFMELIMPEIFVYIQKMLSRSLRNEIAGLVGFFAENLSVKTEAKLQAGILQLFRLIIALPNNHLLEQLFAALISYVQLPVSSSEWDKLKFQAIAPFFKTTFKKFEKLVIAQEHEKLKKQIGLFCQMMKKKSDRYLTRIGKKIESEDVNSAFNFTWSLTGKSDYVQLASILISKIGREEYKNGDILPSYAQLAQENGVSVITSRNAIEILGRLELVSTINGVGTKVKGFDLTSRELFFKDMEMRKNIVSYFEALQLIIIISRPILHRAEEVMTEKDKADLKGQFLNQGLTSCFEVMLKYAGLPAALPVFECLKNELAWGYLINFDIEKDKAAKEQLIKQESSIAEWVYAGCQNYYQYARKIARENFIEIPFSIL